The Setaria viridis chromosome 6, Setaria_viridis_v4.0, whole genome shotgun sequence genome includes the window GGGTTTTTAATCCAATCGTTTTTTTTCCCGTCCCCTCCTGCAGTGTTCACCTACGCCACCGGGAACCACGACGTGCTGGTGGTCTCCAAGAGCGACTACGATGCCTGCAACAAAGGCAACGCCCTGAGTACCCAAACCGACGGCCCGACCACCATCACCCTCGACTCCGCCGGCGACCACTACTACATCTGCGGCATCGGCACCCACTGCAGCGGCGGCATGAAGCTCGCCGTCAACgtcggctccggctccggctccggcggcgcccccACCCCCTCGACGCCGTCCACACCCGGCACCCCCACGACCCCCGGCACCCCCAGCACCCCGGCCCCCGGGAACGCCGCGTCCGCACGCTACACGGCCGCGCCCGCTctcgccgtggccgccggcgtgctCCTCAAGCTCGCCCTGTTCTGATgatcaccaccaccgccgccgagaCGCACGGCGCGGCCTGGCTATTTTGCGTGGCCAGGGTAGAGGCAGTGCAGGACTATTCTTGAGCTTTGTTTTCTGATCAGCCGGGCATGTACCTACTGTTGATGCTTTGCTGTTTCGCTTGTTGTTCATTTGCGAGTGTAGTAGTTGGTGTCTTGTAATAATTTCATTGTTTTCCTCTCCATGGATATATCTGCATGACTTTGTCCCAATAATGTTTGCTTTTAACACGTGTTAAATTAACGTGCAATCTTTTTTTCGAAAGATAATTAAGGTGCAATCTAGTCCAACTTGCTCTTAGTGCAAGCTGAGCTTTCTTTTCGCCGGAGAAAAAGGCCCCAAAAGCTTGTTATTCTTGAattcttttttgaaaagatattcttgaatcttgacttgatcaaaagtttgctTCTAGAAGCTTAAAGCTGGAGCTCAAA containing:
- the LOC117861553 gene encoding umecyanin — translated: MASRSALIALLVVVSCAAAASAATYNVGETQGWSLGVDYSTWVTGKNFSVGDKLVFTYATGNHDVLVVSKSDYDACNKGNALSTQTDGPTTITLDSAGDHYYICGIGTHCSGGMKLAVNVGSGSGSGGAPTPSTPSTPGTPTTPGTPSTPAPGNAASARYTAAPALAVAAGVLLKLALF